The following are encoded together in the Triticum dicoccoides isolate Atlit2015 ecotype Zavitan chromosome 6B, WEW_v2.0, whole genome shotgun sequence genome:
- the LOC119326683 gene encoding PRELI domain containing protein 3A-like: MVVYTQEHVYRHPWDRVTAAAWRKFTDPASRTALSHVADVHTLQRRVDTDAGRLHAARSITVRSPPLPFILRRLLPAAAASPSGAAICHCVETSVVDAPRRAMDIVVRNVSLRGIIEVEERSTFRPHPDRPDDWTQFRQETTIRCRPLAKLAAVAEKVETRCAERFLQNSAKGREVVERICRYLEAEAAGAAPSAV; this comes from the coding sequence ATGGTGGTCTACACGCAGGAGCACGTCTACCGGCACCCGTGGGACCGCGTGACGGCGGCGGCGTGGCGCAAGTTCACGGACCCGGCCTCCCGCACGGCGCTCTCCCACGTCGCCGACGTGCACACCCTGCAGCGCCGCGTCGACACGGACGCCGGCCGCCTCCACGCCGCGCGCTCCATCACCGTCCGCTCCCCGCCGCTCCCCTTCATCCTGCGCCGCCTcctcccggccgccgccgcctccccctcgGGCGCCGCGATCTGCCACTGCGTCGAGACCTCCGTCGTCGACGCCCCGCGCCGCGCCATGGACATCGTCGTCCGCAACGTCAGCCTCCGCGGGATCATCGAGGTCGAAGAGCGCTCCACCTTCCGGCCCCACCCGGACCGCCCCGATGATTGGACGCAGTTCAGGCAGGAGACCACGATCCGGTGCCGCCCGCTCGCCAAGCTCGCCGCCGTCGCCGAGAAGGTCGAGACCCGCTGCGCCGAAAGGTTCCTGCAGAACAGCGCCAAGGGGAGGGAGGTCGTCGAGCGGATCTGCCGCtacctcgaggccgaggccgccggcgCCGCGCCTTCCGCCGTCTGA
- the LOC119325103 gene encoding putative F-box/LRR-repeat protein 23 encodes MPLLSPPPPPTAAPGCGRRRLSGRRRRRSKRRNWAALPLDVMLYVLHKLDDVELMFGGPARVCRSWHDAVCEPELWRRIDMRGRSRRFREAVSLKNMAQLSIWFSAGQCREFFGQHDVDNDLLLFLADRAPLLKSLHLIKHCDVTSETFAKAIMKFPLLDELELWECETHETGVFDLVAMACPQLKHLKHVKDRGYSRYIWLEYPIDNSEALAIAKMHELRSLKLFHGGLDNQGLTAILDGCPHLEYLDIRYCNNITMDSNMRAKCARVKKKKLYPYGPTDNWECPWSDIHDDFTIDSEYFEPSITVCSCYRPWDRGYWCYCDDDEPDCRFFNAEPSDSEDSDHSRFFSGAEESEFEYWRT; translated from the exons ATGCCATTgctatcgccgccgccgccgccgacggcggcTCCCGGGTGCGGGAGGCGGAGGCTGAGCGGCCGACGAAGGCGACGATCAAAGAGGAGGAACTGGGCAGCGCTGCCCCTGGACGTGATGCTCTACGTCCTCCACAAGCTGGACGACGTCGAGCTCATGTTCGGCGGCCCGGCCAGGGTGTGCCGCTCCTGGCACGACGCCGTGTGCGAGCCCGAGCTGTGGCGCCGGATCGACATGCGCGGCCGCTCCCGGCGCTTCCGGGAGGCGGTCAGCCTAAAAAATATGGCGCAGCTCTCCATTTGGTTCAGCGCCGGGCAGTGTCGAGAGTTCTTCGGCCAGCACGACGTCgacaacgacctcctcctcttcctggccGACCG GGCACCCTTATTGAAGAGTCTTCATCTTATCAAGCATTGTGATGTAACCAGTGAAACATTTGCAAAGGCAATAATGAAATTCCCTCTGTtggatgagctcgagctttggGAATGTGAGACACATGAGACTGGGGTCTTTGACCTTGTTGCCATGGCTTGTCCACAACTGAAGCACTTAAAACATGTCAAAGATAGGGGATATTCGCGATATATCTGGCTTGAATACCCTATCGATAACAGCGAAGCCTTGGCAATTGCAAAGATGCATGAGCTACGCTCCCTAAAGCTTTTCCACGGTGGCCTTGACAACCAAGGATTGACAGCCATCCTTGATGGCTGCCCTCATCTGGAGTACCTTGACATACGGTATTGCAACAACATCACCATGGACAGCAACATGCGAGCAAAGTGTGCCCGTGTTAAGAAGAAGAAATTGTATCCATATGGGCCAACTGATAACTGGGAGTGTCCTTGGTCTGACATCCATGATGACTTCACCATTGATTCTGAGTATTTTGAGCCTAGCATCACTGTTTGTAGTTGTTATCGTCCatgggatagggggtattggtgctATTGCGACGATGATGAGCCAGACTGTCGTTTTTTCAATGCGGAGCCTTCTGACTCTGAGGACTCTGATCATTCTCGCTTCTTTAGTGGTGCTGAGGAGAGCGAGTTTGAGTATTGGAGAACCTAA
- the LOC119320325 gene encoding putative F-box/LRR-repeat protein 23 translates to MPLLPPPPPPTAPPGRGRRRLGSRRRRRSKMRNWAELPLDVMLYVLHKLDDVELMFGGAARVCRSWHDAVCEPELWRRVDMRDRSRRFQETVSLNKVTQLSIWFSAGQCREFFGQQDLDNDLLFFLADR, encoded by the coding sequence ATGCCACTGctaccgcctccgccgccgccgacggcgccTCCGGGGCGCGGGAGGCGGAGActgggcagccgacggaggcgacgATCAAAGATGAGGAACTGGGCAGAGCTGCCCCTGGACGTGATGCTCTATGTCCTCCACAAGCTGGACGACGTCGAGCTCATGTTCGGCGGCGCGGCCAGGGTGTGCCGCTCCTGGCACGACGCTGTGTGCGAGCCCGAGCTGTGGCGCCGCGTCGACATGCGCGACCGCTCCCGGCGCTTCCAGGAGACGGTCAGCCTCAACAAAGTGACGCAGCTCTCCATTTGGTTCAGCGCCGGGCAATGCCGAGAATTCTTCGGCCAGCAGGACCTCGACAACGACCTCCTCTTCTTCCTGGCCGACCGGTAA